In Clarias gariepinus isolate MV-2021 ecotype Netherlands chromosome 1, CGAR_prim_01v2, whole genome shotgun sequence, one DNA window encodes the following:
- the LOC128527114 gene encoding zinc transporter ZIP12-like → MCRLYRLWPVLGLLNGLCNWMPVAKSQEALRREDVPSFVNELFRTVECPENQQLCEKCLPQDWLMSEVADDGNDLISEDTYLKIFTMFLYYIINMRQICSSNASSLSTSSSSFSPVYHNFSYCLQALTSLHSSEDEHFLSTNETESILQLISQPEKSPASKHTQCIDAAHLMKEVGVTDEQGVDSSSVPLLAVAIINHLRQGHCLKKQNLPAPDFFTNYIFYSLNRTSDLHIMDLQQLLHLLGVGGAGSNKSQGRRMRSTTGPSANTYNQELLRETRDWTQMCFSASQLLDIFVLDPFTPISRDHFKDICPAIIQQLLGDSCNPTQSIARKSAPSDIEKYGYSSVAVLLITVGSMLGICLIFFSSCQKTYNLILQLFVGLAVGTLSGDALLHLIPEIIGLHDDSQDDDLNLKPKEYLWKIMGIIAGIYGFFLIERIFSFVMLSHGHSHSHGVSMEASCNGEGQRGKSLSTIQLRTLEETECTEIQPVEPSIDPDHQQKHGISLLAAMVIVGDSLHNFADGLVVGAAFCNSVETGMATTVAILCHEIPHEMGDFAVLLSSGLSVRHAMLMNFVSALTAFIGLYIGLFVSSGMEVQQWIFTVTAGIFLYLSLVEMMPEMSRVSSPHPFLIFILQNIGLLGGWACLLLLALFEHKLTF, encoded by the exons ATGTGCAGGTTGTATAGATTATGGCCTGTTCTGGGTCTTCTTAATGGCCTGTGTAATTGGATGCCTGTAGCAAAAAGCCAGGAAGCCTTGCGAAGAGAAGATGTTCCTTCTTTTGTTAATGAGCTCTTCAGGACGGTCGAGTGTCCAGAAAACCAGCAGCTCTGTGAGAAG TGTCTTCCTCAAGATTGGTTAATGTCAGAAGTGGCGGATGATGGGAATGACCTCATCAGTGAGGACACCTACCTTAAAATATTCACCATGTTCCTTTATTATATCATCAACATGAGGCAGATTTGTTCCTCCAATGCCTCATCTTTGtcaacctcctcctcctccttttcaCCTGTATATCACAATTTCTCATACTGCCTCCAAGCTCTGACTTCACTCCACTCATCAGAAGATGAACATTTCCTGTCAACCAATGAAACAGAGAGCATCCTGCAACTCATCAGCCAACCAGAAAAAAGTCCTgcctcaaaacacacacag TGCATTGATGCTGCACACCTGATGAAGGAAGTGGGCGTGACTGATGAACAAGGTGTTGATTCATCCTCTGTTCCTCTATTGGCTGTGGCTATTATCAATCACTTGCGCCAAGGTCATTGTTTGAAGAAACAAAATCTTCCCGCGCCTGATTTCTTCACTAATTACATCTTCTATTCTCTCAACCGAACCAGTGACCTCCACATCATGG ATCTGCAACAGCTGTTACACCTTCTTGGTGTTGGTGGAGCTGGCTCAAACAAATCCCAAGGCAGGAGAATGAGGAGCACAACAGGACCGTCCGCCAATACTTATAATCAGGAATTACTAAGAGAAACCAGAGACTGGACGCAG ATGTGCTTCTCAGCTAGCCAGCTGCTGGACATCTTTGTCCTAGATCCTTTCACACCAATCTCCAGAGATCACTTCAAAGACATCTGTCCTGCAATAATTCAACAGCTGCTGGGTGATTCCTGTAACCCTACACAATCAATAGCTAGGAAATCAGCACCAAGTGACATTGAGA AGTATGGTTACAGTTCAGTTGCTGTGTTGCTGATCACGGTGGGTTCAATGTTGGGGATTTGCCTGATCTTCTTTAGCTCCTGTCAGAAGACGTACAATCTCATCCTGCAGCTGTTTGTTGGGCTTGCTGTGGGCACACTGTCCGGAGACGCCCTGCTCCATTTAATACCAGAG ATCATTGGCCTTCATGATGACAGCCAGGATGATGACCTTAACCTCAAACCAAAAGAATACCTGTGGAAGATCATGGGCATAATCGCTGGGATCTATGGCTTTTTTCTTATTGAAAGAATATTCTCATTTGTGATGTTATCTCATGGCCAT AGTCATTCACATGGCGTCTCTATGGAGGCGAGCTGCAATGGAGAAGGTCAGAGAGGGAAATCATTGTCTACCATCCAACTG AGAACATTAGAGGAGACAGAGTGCACAGAAATACAGCCAGTGGAGCCTAGCATCGACCCTGATCATCAACAGA AACATGGCATTTCACTGCTGGCTGCAATGGTGATAGTAGGCGACAGCCTCCATAATTTTGCAGATGGTTTGGTGGTGGGAGCAGCCTTCTGCAACTCAGTCGAAACTGGCATGGCAACAACGGTAGCTATCCTGTGCCATGAGATTCCCCATGAAATGG GTGATTTTGCAGTGTTGCTGAGCTCTGGTCTGTCAGTGAGGCATGCTATGCTCATGAATTTTGTCAGTGCCCTCACAGCCTTCATAGGGCTCTACATCGGCCTCTTTGTCTCCTCAGGAATGGAGGTCCAACAGTGGATCTTTACTGTCACAGCTGGAATatttctctatctatctctgGTAGAGATG ATGCCTGAGATGAGTAGAGTTTCCTCTCCACATCCATTTCTAATATTTATTCTACAGAATATCGGGCTGCTGGGGGGCTGGGCATGTTTACTGCTTCTAGCGCTTTTTGAACACAAACTCACTTTttaa